The Thermus filiformis genome contains a region encoding:
- a CDS encoding branched-chain amino acid ABC transporter permease — translation MDFYLLVLLNGLAYAALLFLLASGLSLVYGVGRVLHLAHGGFYMLGGYIGYTLVQRLGDFWLALALVPLCALVVGWVVERLVSLVYGPGRALEQVLFTFGLAFVISDLTRFFWGAQVLGVAVPSSLNRPVVLGPLVYPAYPLFLIGMGVLVALGLWASLRFTPFGLQVRAAAGHPSMAEALGVPTRKVLQRTYLLGVALAALAGFAGAPRIALAPGLDFTMLILGLIVVVLGGLGSVTGALYGALLVGLVDSFGKAFLPQFSQALIFLIMALVLIFRPEGLLGGKR, via the coding sequence ATGGACTTTTACCTCCTCGTCCTGCTCAACGGCTTGGCCTACGCCGCCCTCCTTTTCCTCCTGGCCTCGGGCCTTTCCCTGGTCTACGGGGTTGGGCGGGTGCTCCATCTGGCCCACGGCGGGTTCTACATGCTTGGGGGGTACATCGGGTATACCCTCGTCCAGCGGTTGGGGGACTTCTGGTTGGCTCTGGCCCTCGTGCCCCTCTGCGCCCTGGTCGTTGGATGGGTGGTGGAGCGCCTGGTGAGCCTGGTCTACGGGCCGGGGCGGGCGCTGGAGCAAGTCCTCTTCACCTTCGGTCTCGCCTTCGTGATCTCAGACCTGACCCGGTTCTTCTGGGGCGCCCAGGTCCTGGGGGTGGCCGTCCCCTCGTCGTTGAACCGTCCCGTGGTCTTAGGGCCCCTTGTCTACCCCGCTTACCCCCTCTTCCTGATCGGCATGGGCGTCTTAGTGGCCTTGGGCCTTTGGGCGTCCCTCCGCTTTACCCCCTTTGGTCTTCAGGTGCGGGCGGCCGCGGGCCATCCCTCTATGGCCGAGGCCCTGGGAGTCCCCACGCGGAAGGTCCTCCAGCGGACGTACCTCCTGGGGGTGGCCCTGGCCGCCCTGGCCGGGTTTGCCGGTGCCCCCCGGATTGCCCTGGCCCCCGGGCTGGACTTTACCATGCTGATCCTGGGCCTCATCGTCGTGGTCCTGGGCGGGCTGGGCAGCGTAACGGGAGCCCTTTACGGAGCCCTCCTGGTGGGTCTGGTGGACAGCTTCGGCAAGGCCTTTCTGCCCCAGTTTTCCCAGGCCCTGATCTTTCTGATCATGGCGCTGGTCTTGATCTTCAGGCCGGAGGGCCTCCTGGGGGGGAAAAGATGA